The Devosia sp. MC521 genome segment TTCGTTGCCCCGGCGTGCAGTAGGTCCCGCAACTCACTGTCGCTCATGGCCGCCAGCTCGGCGTTTTTCCGCTCACGACGAATGGTTTCGATATAGGCGTCCACACGCCGCAAGGTCAGCGCCTCACGCTTGGCATTGCGCTTATTGCGATTGAGATAGGTCCAGCCGCCGCCGACCACCAAAAGCACAATGGCGATTTCGATCAAAATCAGCATGTGGCTAGCCCTCCTAATTCAGAACACATGTAGAGCGTGAGCCCCAAGGTCAAGACCGCTTCATGCTCTCACGCGCCATCACCACCAGTCCGGCCCCCACAACTATGGCCGCGCCGACGAGGGTCAACGGATCAATGTGCTCGCCAAAAACGAAATATCCAATGCAGATCGCCCACGGGATCGCCAGATAATTGAACGGCTGAATGACACTCGCCGGAGCCAGCTTGAGCGCATAGGTCATCAGCCCGTGCCCGGCGATCGTCGTGCCCATGATCGTCACGATAATGGCCAGATGCCACCATCCCATCGGTTGCCAAAAAAACACCCCGACGGCACTCGATAGCACCAAGCCAACCACCGCTGTGTAAAGCATAGAGGTCGACGCACTATCGACGCGCGTCACCTTGCGGGTGATGACGATATACACCGCATAGAGCGCGGCACTGGCCAAGAGGAACATCGTACCCGTGCCGACCGGAACCATGCCCGGACGCACAATGATCAAAGTCCCAATCAACCCCGCGCCCACGGCGAAAAAGCGGAATGGACCAACTTTTTCACCCAAAACCGGGATCGCAATCAGCGTCACCAGCAGCGGGTATATGGACGCAATCGCCTGCGCTTCGGCAATCCCAACGGAAACCAACCCGAACGCAAAGCACCAGATATCGGCGATAAGAAACACGCCGCGCGCAATCTGCCATTTCGGCGTTTTCGATTGGAAAGCTTTGCGCAGCGGCGCCTGCCGCGACACCAGCCACAGCGCAAATAAGGCAAAGCCCCAATAGCGCATCATAGCCACTTGGAAGGGCGAATAGTCCTGCACCATCAGCTTGAAGAGCGCGTCTTGAACCCCAAAAACCAAAACGCAGAAGATCGTCAGGAAGATGCCGCGCCCGATCTGATCGGTACGCGAAAAGTCTGCAGAAATGGTCATAGTCTGTACGCTCAAGAAAAAGCGTTCTGCCCCGGTCTACCGCAGAACGCTAAACATCATTATCTCAAGCAAGTGACGCAGACCACAGACGAAACCAACTGCCACACGTTGACACACCTTCTCACTATGCACCTGATGCGTTGAACTGAATCGCCGATCCGACCTATTGTGCCGTTGATGTCAAACACACCCGCTGCTTCGCTCTCGCAAAATCCCGTCGCCTTGGTCACCGGTGCCAATGATCGCATTGGCGCGTGTCTGGCCAAAACACTCGCCGCGTCAGGCTATGCCGTCATCGTGCATTACCGTTCTGATCCGGAGGGAGCCAATCGAGTTAAGTCGGAGATTGTCGCCGCCGGCGGTCGTGCCGAAGTTCTGCAGGCCAATCTCGCCGATCGCGCTCAGCGCAGCCATGTGATCGCCAAGGCAGGCGAACCCTTTGGCCCGCTGACCTTGCTCATCAACAACGCATCGATTTTCGAACGCGATAGTATTTTCGACGTGTCTGAAGAGCTTTGGGACAAGCATTTCGCCATCCACGCCGAAGTGCCCGTCTTTCTCTCGCGCGACTTTGCCGCCCAACTGCCCGCCGGGACATCGGGCAATATCATCAACATTCTTGATGAGCGCGTGCTCCACCCGACCCCGGGCTATTTCAGCTATTACCTCTCCAAAGCGGTTCTCTGGACGGCCACGCAGACCATGGCGCAAAGCTTGGCTCCCGCCATTCGCGTCAACGCCATCGGCCCCGGCCCCGTCCTCCCTAATGCCCGCCAGACACAAGCCGAGTTTGAAGAATCGCTCTTGCGCCTTCCCCTTCACACCAGCGCTGGCCCCCAAGAAATCGCTGAAGGGGTGCTCGCGATCCTCTCGATGCGCTCCTACACCGGTCAAATGCTGGCTCTCGATGGCGGCGAACACTTAAGCTACCTGCCCGAAAGTGGGCTCACGCGACGCAAATGAGCACCGACCAGACACCTCAGGCGGGCCCGGAAGTCATCAAGGCTTTCGTGCGCACGCTACCTTCTGCACCCGGCGTCTATCGCATGCTCGATGCCGAAGGCGCCGTCATGTATGTGGGCAAAGCGCGCTCGCTAAAGTCGCGCGTCACCAATTACACGCGGCCTGAGGCCCTGCCCGTTCGTCTGCAGCGCATGATCGCCGCGACCGTCAGCATGGAGTTCGTCCGCACCGAAACCGAGTCTGAGGCCCTTCTGCTTGAAGCCAATATGGTCAAGCGCCTGCGCCCTCGGTACAACGTGCTGCTGCGCGACGATAAAAGCTTCCCCTACATCATGATCGCCACCGATCACGAAGCGCCCGAGCTCACCAAACACCGCGGGGCCAGACGCCGGAAGGGGCACTACTTTGGCCCATTTGCCTCGGCCAGCGCTGTTAACCGCACCATAGCCAGTCTTCAGCGCGCCTTTTTGCTGCGCAATTGCTCTGACAGTTTTTACGCCGGGCGCACACGTCCGTGCCTGCAATACCAAATCAAGCGCTGCGCCGGTCCCTGCACTCGTGAAATCAGCCTTGAGGGCTATGCCGGCCTCGTTGAGGACGCGCGCCTTTTTCTCACCGGCAAGTCACGCGCCGTGCAGGACCACTTGCAAAAAGACATGGCGCAAGCCGCCGAAGACCTCGATTTTGAGCGCGCCGCCGTCATCCGCGACCGCTTATCGGCCTTGGCCCTTATCCAGTCGCAGGGCGACTCGACGGCGCAATCGGTCGAAGAAGCTGACGTCTTTGCCATCCACCATGAAGGTGGCCAGTTCTGCGTGCAGGTGTTCTTCTTCCGCGCATTCCAAAACTGGGGCAATTATCCTTACCGCCCCAAGGCCGACATCACCCTCACGGACGAGGAAGTGTTGGAGAGCTTCCTCATCCAATTCTACGAGGACCGCCCGCCGCCGCGACTGATCCTGCTCAGCCACAATTTGGCCGAAACAGAACTGCTCGAAGAAGCTCTCGCCACGCGTGCGGGCCGCAAGGTTCGTATCGAAGTGCCGCAGCGCGGCGAGAAAAAAGATCTCGTCAATCACGCGCTGCAAAACGCCAAGGAAGCCCTCAGCCGTCAACTTGCCGAGGGTGCCTCAAACCGCAGCCTGCTCGAAGGCGTGGCTGAAGCCTTTGGTCTTGAGCGCGTGCCTCGCCGCATCGAAACCTATGACAATTCCCATATTTCGGGCACCAATCAGGTGGGTGCTATGGTGGTTGCGGGTGAAGACGGCTTTTCCAAAAAGCACTATCGCACCTTCAACATCAAATCCGACATCGCGCCGGGCGACGACTTTGGCATGATGCGCGAAGTGCTCACCCGCCGCTTCTCTCGGCTCGCTGTTGAAAGTGAAACAGACGCTGAAGACGATGCCACTGGCATGCCAGATTGGCCCGATGTGGTCTTCATCGACGGTGGTGCAGGCCAGCTGAACGCCGTCAAGGAAGTGATCGCTACGCTCAACCTGCCCAAGGAAGTGACCTTCATTGGCATCGCCAAGGGCGAAGACCGCGACGCCGGGCGCGAAAAATTCCACATGGAAGGTCGCGAGGCTTTCATGCTGCCCCACCGCGATCCGGTCCTCTACTATGTGCAGCGTATCCGCGACGAAGCCCACCGCTTCGCCATCGGGACTCACCGCGCCAAGCGCAAGAAAGATCAGATCAAAAATCCGCTCGACGAAATCGACGGAATTGGTCCCACCCGCAAGCGTGCCTTGCTCAATCATTTCGGCTCGGCCAAGGCAGTTTCCCGCGCATCGCTTGCAGATTTACAAGCCGTTCCAACGATTTCTGCCGCCATCGCCCAGCTGGTTTACGACCATTTCAACCAGGCCTAGGCCTTATACCAAAGCCGTAATCAGGCGCGGCGTTTAGGACTCGACAAACCCGCCGCGCCTCATCTACAAATTGTGCCATGATCAACGCAGCAACCTTTTACTGGTACTTTAGCTATCCGCTCCCGGCGGAGGCTATCGCGCGCGCATCCTGATCAGACAAAATCAGTAAGCAAATCGCAAGCCAGCCGCCCGAACCCGAGGCGGCTTTTTTCTTGGCCGCCTTGATACAAAATCAAGAGACGCCAAATGCTTAAATCGACTGACGACCTTCGCATCACCAATATCCAGCCGCTGACCACCCCAATTGAGGTTATGCGCCAGCATCCGCGCACCGACGCGGCCACGCGCACCGTTCTCGCGGCCCGTCACGACTTCCACAACATCCTGACCGGTCAAGACGACCGTTTGGCTGTTGTTGTTGGCCCCTGCTCGATCCATGATCCCAAGGCCGCGATTGAATACGCAAAGCTGCTCGCTCCTCTGCGTGAGAAGCTCGGCGATCGTCTCGAAATCATCATGCGTGTCTATTTCGAAAAGCCGCGTACCACTGTGGGCTGGAAGGGTCTGATCAACGATCCAGACCTCGACGGTAGCTTCAACATCAATCAGGGCCTGCACACCGCCCGCGCGCTGCTTCTCGAAGTAAACAACCTCGGCCTGCCCGCCGCTTGCGAATTCCTCGACATGACCACCCCGCAATACATTGCGGACCTGGTGTCCTGGGCTGCAATCGGTGCACGCACCACAGAAAGCCAGATCCACCGCGAACTGTCGTCCGGCCTCTCCTGCCCCGTCGGCTTCAAGAACGGCACCGATGGTAACGTCAAGATCGCGCTCGACGCTGTGCTCTCCGCCTCCCAGCCACACCATTTCCTGGCCGTGACCAAGGACGGCCGTTCCGCCATCGCAGCAACTGCTGGCAACGAAGACTGCCACATCATTCTACGCGGCGGCAAAACCACCAATTACGATGCTGACAGCGTCAACGCTGCCGCAGAGCTGGCTAAGAAGAACGGCGTCAACCCGGCGATCATGATCGACGCGAGCCACGCCAATTCCTCTAAGAAGCCAGAAAACCAGCCACTGGTTCTCGGCGAGATCGGCACGCAGGTCGCCTCCGGCGACAAGCGCATCATCGGTGTGATGATCGAGTCCAACCTCGTCGCTGGCCGTCAGGATTTGGTTGAAGGTCAGGACCTCGTCTACGGCCAGTCGATCACCGACGGCTGCATTGATTGGGCAACCACCGTCACCACCCTCGAAGCACTGGCCGAATCCGTCACCCAGCGCCGCGCCATCAACTCCCAAGCCGTGGCATAAGCGCCTCGTAGAGGCCCCCTCACCCCAAAAACGCGATCCCATCCCTCCCCCTACCAGGGGGAGGCTAGGTGGGGGTGGCGCAACAGCCCCAACCTCCCCCACATCCCAGTGCCCAAACGCACCTCTCCCCTTGACCCCCGACGCCGAACCCTGTTCTCTCGCGCCATGGCACAGAACCCGCTCTTCCTCGTCCCCAACATCATCACCATTGCCCGCATTCTGGCGATCATTCCCATTGTTGCGCTGGTGATGAGCGGCGACCCGACGCTCCGCTGGGTGGCCCTTGTCCTTTATGTCGTTGCCGCCGCCAGCGATTGGCTGGACGGCTATCTGGCCCGCGCGTGGAACCAGTATTCCGACCTTGGCCGCATGCTCGACCCCATTGCCGACAAGCTCTTGGTCAATATCCTCATTGCAGCTCTGGCATGGGACGGCAGCCTCAGCGGCCTCGACATGATCCCGGCCATTGCCATCATTTTCCGCGAAACCTTCATTCCGGGTCTGCGCGAGTTCTTGGGCAATACCGCCGTCGTCCTGCCCGTCAGCCAGCTCGCCAAATGGAAAACGACGATACAGCTCGTCGCCCTCGCAGCCGTTCTGTTCGCAGGAAACGTTCCGCAAGCTGAAATCGTCGCCAGCCTTCTCCTCTGGGCCGCAGGCGTCATCACGCTCCTCACCGGCTGGAATTATCTGCGCGCCTCCTGGCCGCATCTTTCCGGCATCGGCAGAAAATGAAAATTCTCTACTTTGCTTGGCTGCGCGAGCGCCTCAATCGCGCCAGCGATGAGGTGTCTCCGCCTGCAGAGGTGGTGACACTCAACGATCTCATCGCTTGGCTCCGCGCCAATGACGAAGTGCTCGACCACGCTATGCAAAATACCAAAATTTTCAAACTCGCCCGCGATGCCAAAATAGCGGCTTGGGATACACCCATCGGCGATGCCAAAGAAATCGCCATCCTCCCGCCCATGACAGGCGGCTAAAGCATGATCCGCGTCACCACCGAAGCCTTCGATCAAGGCGCAGAGGCAAATGCCTTCATTGGCCGACACACTGAGGCGGGCGCACTCGTCACCTTCACCGGCCTTGTTCGCTCTCTGCCGTCAGACCCGATCTCGGCCCTGATCCTAGAGTGCTACGAGGAACTGGCCCTCAACCAACTTACCGCCATTCGTGACGCAGCGATCACTCGCTTCGCCCTCACCGACGCGGCCATCATCCATCGCTACGGACGCCTGGTTCCGGGCGAAACCATCATGATGGTCATGACGCTCGCGCCCCACCGTCAGGCCGCCTTCGATGGCGCGCAATTTTTGATGGACTACCTCAAAACCGACGCGCCCTTTTGGAAACAGGAAGAAACCGCGTCGGGCCTGCGCTGGGTCGACGCCAAATCAACCGACGACACCGCGCGCGATCGCTGGCAGGGCTAAAGCCCCCTTCCCGCCAAACAAAAACGCCCACCTTGCGGCGGGCGTTTTCAATTTCATTCAGCGCTACTTATTCAGCAGCAGCAGCCTTGGCCGGGTGGCTAGCAGCAGTGTAGAGCTCGATCAGCTCACGGCAGCCATTGCCCGGGGTAAAGCGATATTCGCCAACTTCCGAAACCGGGGTCACTTCTGCAGCCGTACCGGTGAGGAAGCACTCGTCAAACTCAGCCAGTTCTTCCGGCTGCATATGACGTTCGGTGACAGTGTAACCTGCGTCCTTGGCGAGCTGGATAACGGTCTGACGTGTAATGCCGTTCAGAATGCAATCCGGTGTCGGGGTGACGATGTTCTTGCCCTTGATGAAGAACACGTTCGCGCCGGTCGCTTCAGCGACATAACCGCGATAGTCCAGCATCAGCGCGTCAGCATAACCATTGGCCATGGCCGCATCCTTCGAGAGGGTGCAGATCATGTAGAGGCCAGCGGCCTTAGCCGTGTGTGGAATGGTTGCGGGATCAGGACGGCGCCACTTCGACCACTCAAGGCGAATGCCCTTGAGCTTTTCTTCGGTCGAGAAATAGCTCGGCCAAACCCAAGCCGCGATTGCGACGTGGACCTTGTTGTTGCGCGCTGGAACCGAAAGTTCCTCAGAGCCGCGCCAGACAACTGGACGCAGATACGCGTCGGTCAGGCCGTTCTTGTCAAGAACGAGGCGCTTAGCTGCTTCAATTTCTTCTGCCGAGTATGGCAGCTGCATATCGAGCGTTGCTGCCGAACGGATAAGACGCTCAGTATGCTCTGCAGACTTGAAGATTTCGCCGCCGTAGCAACGCTCGCCTTCAAACACCGAGCTCGCGTAATGAAGCCCGTGCGTCAGCACGTGAATCTTTGCGTCCTTCCAAGGCTTGAGTTCGCCGTCAAACCAGATCCAGCCTTCGCGCTGGTCCATTGGCACGCCTGCCATAGTTCCTACTCCGCAGATTTATGAGCAGCCATCCTCTTGGGTGGCCATTGCCGCCGATCATGCATAAGGGACATGCCCTTGGCAAACCCGAACACCTTTGGGATAAGACCAAGTGGAAGGCGACAGTGGAGAAACTATGCCTGCGGACGCAAACAATGTCAACAAGGCTGACATAAATTCAGCAACGCTGGAGCATGCTGACCTGCCGCTCGACATCATGGGGCTTTTCTTTTTTGCCTACAGGGACTTCACTGCCGACGCGGATGCGGTCTTGGAGCGTCAGGAATTCGGCCGCGCTCACCACCGCGTGCTTTATTTTGTAAATTTACGTCCAGGCATGTCGGTAGCCGATCTTCTCGACATCTTGAAAATCACCAAGCAGAGTCTCGCCCGCGTGCTGCGACAACTGGTGGATAACGGTTATATCGAGCAACGCACCGGACAATCGGATCGTCGCCAACGCCTGCTTTACGCCACGGACAAGGGCCGCGAGTTTTTCGCAGTGCTGTCTTCGACTCAGGCGAGCCGCATTAAATCCTCTATCGCGGCCCTCCCCCCTGACGCTGCCGACATCGTCCGTAAGTTTCTCGTTGGCATGGTCGACACCGAAGATCACCGTAAGCTCGACCAGCTCAGCCTCACGACAAAACTCAAGTAAAATGGCCCCCAAGCACTGTGCTTGGAGGCCATCGCTTATCTCTGTCTCTCGCTGGTTGCGGGCTTAGCCGCGGCCCAGCTCTTCGCTGCGCAGCTTTGCCGCTCCCACGGCCCGCTCCATCAGCGGCGTCAGACCGTCGTCGGCCATCAGCACATTGAGCGCCGCAAAAGTGGTGCCGTTCGGCGAGGTCACGTTCTGGCGCAACACGCTGGCCGGTGCCGGGTCGGCCTCCATCAACGCTGCCGAACCAATCACCGTCTGGCGCGCCAGTTTCATGGCGATGTGCTCAGGAAGCCCCTGCGCCACACCAGCTGCCGCCATAGCCTCAACCATATTGAACACATAGGCCGGGCCTGAACCCGAAACCGCGGTAACGATGTCGAGGTCGCCTTCCTTGTCGAACCACAGGACCATGCCTGCAGCCGCCAACAGCGCATCAGCCGCAGCGCGATCCTCAACGGAAGCGCCCGACCCTGCGACTGCGCCCGTCACACCCTTGCCCAACTGAGCCGGGGTATTGGGCATAGTGCGCACCACACGGTCTGTCCCCAAACCCGCCGACAGCTTTTCAATCGAAATACCGGCGGCAATGGAGAGAACCAGCGTATGTGAACCAATCACGGGCGCGAGGCTGTCCATCACGGGCCCGATCACTTGCGGTTTAACCGCCAGAACCAACACATTTGGCTGAAGACCAAAGGCTTCTTTATTGACGACAATGCCATTGTCCGCCGCCAAAGCCAGCGCTTGCTCGCTGGGGTTGGGATCAACCAACACCAGGTTCGACGCCGGAAATCCAGCCCCGAGCCAGCCTTCCGCCAGTGCCAAGCCCATCTTGCCGGCACCAACCAGCATGACCGGACCCAAATTTTGCAAATTCGTCATCAGGCTTCGCCTACCGTCTCAAACATCACATGGCTCAGAGCGTCTGCGGCTGATTTGCCAGCCCACACGACGAACTGGAACGCCTGATAATACAGATCGCAGGATTCGCTGGCCGAACGAAGCAGCGCTTCACACTGCTGGGGCGACACATCCGCGCCACCGGTGAGCAGGTGCGAATTCCGGAACAAGACGACGCCTTCCTTGTGCCAAGCGTCGAAGTGGCCAATCCAAAGTTGTTCGTTGATGAGGCTGATCAGTTGTTTGATTTCAGCGCGCCGCGCTTCGGGAACTTTCAAGTCAAAGGCACAGGCAATGTGCAGACTTTCCAGATCCTGCATCCAGTTGAACGACACATGATAGTCGCTCCACCCTCCGCGTACTGAAATAGAAATCTCGTCCGCGTCCTGACGTTCAAACGTCCAGTCGTTGATCGAAGCGATGTGCTCGACTAGGTCCACCGGGTGGGACATCCGATCGGGCTCGAATTCAATCAGAGACATGAAGTTCCGTCCTCACAAAGGGCGTTGTCATGGCGCAGCATTTGCTGCGCGTTCTGGATGCGCGTGAAGGAACTTGATCGCCGCAACCGCGACTTACGAATCGTCCTCCTAAGCAAACCCTACACTGAGCATTTGATTCAGGGCACGCGGGCCAACCGCCGAACGCCAATCTCTTGTGGATGATCCTTGGTCTTTAAGTATTAACGAGGGTTTAACAGAAATTGTGCACACCGTTTCATAATGGTGCACTTTCATCGCCCAGGAACAATTCCCAATAAAAAAGGCGCCACGTTACCGCAGCGCCTTCGCATGATCATCAATCCGCTATTGTTAAGCGGACTTACCGCGCAACTCAGCCAGTTCCTTGCGCAGAGCGTCAATTTCTTCGCCCTGCACCTGAACCAGCTCGCGCAGCGCGTCGAAATCTTCGCGCTTCACCAGGTCCATATCATTGACGATGCGCTGAGCTTGGGTCTTCACCACGGTTTCGACCTCGCGGCGAACGCCGTCAGCGACGCCAGCAGCTTCGTTCATCACACGACCCAGCCCGTCGAATAGCTTGTTGTTCTGGTTCATACTGTGTCCGTTCCCATTGGGGCATTGTTTGCATTTACTTAAGCCACCTAGGACCTAAAAACCAGAGTACCCAAGCAAAGCCCTTTGACGTGCTCAACGTCACAGGGATTGAATGGCTCCAACCGACGCGCTACCTCAGGCACTCTATTGCCACGATTGCTTGGCAAGTTTCGGTCGAACCTCGGAGAACCATCGGTGCCCTTCCCCAATATCGACCCGATCGCCATTGCTATCGGCCCTATCGCTATCCGTTGGTATGCACTGGCCTATCTCTTTGGTGTTTTCCTAGGCGCGGCCTATGGCTATTCCCTGCTCAAGAACACGCGGCTCTGGCACCGCGGCAATCCCCCCTTTGAAGCCAAAGACATTTGGGATTTCGCCTTCTGGGCCATGCTGTCCATCGTTATCGGCGGCCGCGTTGGTTATGTGCTGTTCTACAACTGGGGATATTACAGCCAGAACCCGCTGGAGATGATCAACACGCTCGATGGCGGCATGTCCTACCACGGCGGCATGGCAGGCCTGATGATCGCTGCCATCTTCTTCACGCGCTCCAAAGGCGGCAATTGGCTGTCGAGCCTTGATCTCCTCGGCGCAGTGGCCACCATTGGTATTTTCCTTGGCCGCGTCTCCAACTTCATCAATTCCGAGCTTTATGGCGCACCCACCAATTTGCCCTGGGGCGTGGTCTTCCCGACCGACCCGATGCAAGTGCCCCGTCACCCAAGCCAGCTTTATGAAGCCCTGCTCGAAGGCCTCCTGCTCTTCATCATCATCCGCATCGTCACCCATATCTTTTATGGGCTGCGCAAGCCGGGCCTCGTCGCTGGCATTTTCGCCATTGGCTATGCGCTGGCGCGCTCCTTTGTCGAATTCATCCGCCTGCCGGATGCGCAATTGGGCTATCTCAACGGCGAATGGCTCACCATGGGCCAGCTTCTCAGCCTTCCCATTCTCCTCGGCGGCATCGCTCTGGTGGTCTACGCGCTGACCCGGCGCCAAGACCCCATCCGCCCATAATCCTCTTTCTCTAGTGCAAGTGAGACGTTCAACGTGAACCAAGCCCCCACGCTTGAGCAGCAGATCGAATTCCAGATCCGCACCTCCGGTCCCATGTCGGTCGCGACTTACATGGGGCTTTGCCTCACGCACCCGAGCAAAGGCTATTACAAAAACCATGACCCATTCGGCGCCAAAGGTGACTTCATCACCGCGCCGGAAATCTCGCAGATGTTCGGCGAGTTGATCGGCTTCTGGGTGGTCAATCTCTGGCAGCAGATGAACGAGCCCAAGACGTTCACCCTGCTCGAACTCGGCCCCGGTCGCGGCACGCTGATGAGCGACGTCTTGCGCGTTGCCTGCCGCGCCCCCGGTTTCCGAGATGCGCTCGACCTGCGCCTTTTTGAAACCAGCCCTGCCCTTGTGGCCGAGCAAAAAGCGCGCCTCGAAGCTTACGATCCCAAATGGCTCGAGAACTTTGAAAATGTCGGTTCCGGCCCGATCATCATTCTTGCGAACGAATTTTTTGACGCCTTGCCGATCCGTCAGTTCGTCCGCAAAGAAAACGGCTGGCATGAGCGTCAAATCGGGCTTGATGGCGACAAGCGCGTCTTCGGCCTCTCGCCCACACCCATTCCGCCCATGTCCATGCCGCCCGGCGTGGCCGACGCCGCGATCGATGAAATCCTCGAATTCTGCTTCGGTGGCGCGCAACTCATGAGCCGCTTGAGCCAGCTGGTGAGCCGTCAGGGCGGCGCTATGCTCGCCATCGATTATGGCTACGCCCGCACCCAAACTGGTGAAACCCTGCAAGGCGTACGTCGCCATGCCTATGCCGACGTGCTTGAAGCACCCGGCGAAGTCGACCTCTCGGCTCACGTCGATTTCGAGGCGCTGGCCAGCGTTGCGCGCCAGTCTGGCCTCGCGGTCCAACCGCTCCAGACCCAAGGCGGCTTCCTCACCGACATGGGCATTAGCCACCGTGCGACGGCCCTTGCCGGGGCCAACCCCAATCTGGCGCAAGACATTCGCGCCGCCGAGCAGCGCCTCATCGGTGCCGATCAAATGGGTGAGTTGTTCAAAGTTCTTTGCGCCCACAGCCCCGGCCTGCAACCGTCAGGTTTCGGCGCATGACCCTGTCGGCAGAACACTCTCCGTCCCTTGCGTCCATGGATTGGCTCCGTCACGGCTTTTTCGGTCGCAAGGGCGGCGTCTCAACCGCCCCTTACGACAGCCTAAACGTCGGCCTCGCCGTTGACGACAATGAAGCCAGTGTTCTGGCCAACCGCCAAGCTATCGCGGTTTCATTGGGTGGTGCTCCGCTGATCGTTCTCAAGCAGACTCACTCTACGCATGTCGAGACCATCACCGCGCCCCTAACGGGCGTGGTCGAGGGCGACGCCATGGTCACCGCCACCCCCGGATTGCTTCTCGGCATTCAAACCGCCGACTGCACGCCGATCCTTTTCGCCGACCGCCAAGCGCACATCATCGGCGCCGCTCACGCTGGTTGGCGCGGTGCCGTTGAGGGCATTATCGGCAATACCATCGCTGCTATGGTTAAGCTTGGTGCGGATCCTGAGCACATTGTTGCGGCATACGGCCCCACCATTTGGGCGCAAAACTACGAGGTTGGCGACCAATTCCAGACCGATTTCCTAGCTCTGCATCCCACTGGCGACGACCTGTTTTTCACCCCAACTGGCGGAAAAGCCCACTTCGACCTACCCGGATTTGTGCAGGCACAACTAAGGGATGCAAGGGTTTCCACCATCGAGCAAGTGGGCGGCTGTACCTACGACAACCCAGACCGCTATTTCTCCCATCGCCTCGCGACCCATCAATCGCGCAAGACCGGTCGGCAAATGTCCGTAATTAGCATCTCTCTGCGATAATTTAACGACACTGGCCAAAAGTGTAGTTGTGAGTCCGAAGTTCTGCCGCTAAAGCTGCCCACGAAACTGGTTGGCCCCTGCTCCCGTGGGGCCGGTTGAGACAGGATCGCACCTCATGAAACTGGTGACTGGCAATTCCAATCGTCCATTAGCGGAAGCTGTGGCGAGCTACCTTGAGCTGCCGCTGACCGATTGCACGGTCAAGCGCTTTGCCGACAAGGAAGTCTATGTAGAAGTGCATGAGAATGTG includes the following:
- a CDS encoding YbjN domain-containing protein, whose protein sequence is MSLIEFEPDRMSHPVDLVEHIASINDWTFERQDADEISISVRGGWSDYHVSFNWMQDLESLHIACAFDLKVPEARRAEIKQLISLINEQLWIGHFDAWHKEGVVLFRNSHLLTGGADVSPQQCEALLRSASESCDLYYQAFQFVVWAGKSAADALSHVMFETVGEA
- the proC gene encoding pyrroline-5-carboxylate reductase, with translation MTNLQNLGPVMLVGAGKMGLALAEGWLGAGFPASNLVLVDPNPSEQALALAADNGIVVNKEAFGLQPNVLVLAVKPQVIGPVMDSLAPVIGSHTLVLSIAAGISIEKLSAGLGTDRVVRTMPNTPAQLGKGVTGAVAGSGASVEDRAAADALLAAAGMVLWFDKEGDLDIVTAVSGSGPAYVFNMVEAMAAAGVAQGLPEHIAMKLARQTVIGSAALMEADPAPASVLRQNVTSPNGTTFAALNVLMADDGLTPLMERAVGAAKLRSEELGRG
- the lgt gene encoding prolipoprotein diacylglyceryl transferase, which encodes MPFPNIDPIAIAIGPIAIRWYALAYLFGVFLGAAYGYSLLKNTRLWHRGNPPFEAKDIWDFAFWAMLSIVIGGRVGYVLFYNWGYYSQNPLEMINTLDGGMSYHGGMAGLMIAAIFFTRSKGGNWLSSLDLLGAVATIGIFLGRVSNFINSELYGAPTNLPWGVVFPTDPMQVPRHPSQLYEALLEGLLLFIIIRIVTHIFYGLRKPGLVAGIFAIGYALARSFVEFIRLPDAQLGYLNGEWLTMGQLLSLPILLGGIALVVYALTRRQDPIRP
- a CDS encoding accessory factor UbiK family protein: MNQNNKLFDGLGRVMNEAAGVADGVRREVETVVKTQAQRIVNDMDLVKREDFDALRELVQVQGEEIDALRKELAELRGKSA
- a CDS encoding branched-chain amino acid aminotransferase produces the protein MAGVPMDQREGWIWFDGELKPWKDAKIHVLTHGLHYASSVFEGERCYGGEIFKSAEHTERLIRSAATLDMQLPYSAEEIEAAKRLVLDKNGLTDAYLRPVVWRGSEELSVPARNNKVHVAIAAWVWPSYFSTEEKLKGIRLEWSKWRRPDPATIPHTAKAAGLYMICTLSKDAAMANGYADALMLDYRGYVAEATGANVFFIKGKNIVTPTPDCILNGITRQTVIQLAKDAGYTVTERHMQPEELAEFDECFLTGTAAEVTPVSEVGEYRFTPGNGCRELIELYTAASHPAKAAAAE
- the pgeF gene encoding peptidoglycan editing factor PgeF, with the translated sequence MTLSAEHSPSLASMDWLRHGFFGRKGGVSTAPYDSLNVGLAVDDNEASVLANRQAIAVSLGGAPLIVLKQTHSTHVETITAPLTGVVEGDAMVTATPGLLLGIQTADCTPILFADRQAHIIGAAHAGWRGAVEGIIGNTIAAMVKLGADPEHIVAAYGPTIWAQNYEVGDQFQTDFLALHPTGDDLFFTPTGGKAHFDLPGFVQAQLRDARVSTIEQVGGCTYDNPDRYFSHRLATHQSRKTGRQMSVISISLR
- a CDS encoding MarR family transcriptional regulator gives rise to the protein MPADANNVNKADINSATLEHADLPLDIMGLFFFAYRDFTADADAVLERQEFGRAHHRVLYFVNLRPGMSVADLLDILKITKQSLARVLRQLVDNGYIEQRTGQSDRRQRLLYATDKGREFFAVLSSTQASRIKSSIAALPPDAADIVRKFLVGMVDTEDHRKLDQLSLTTKLK
- a CDS encoding SAM-dependent methyltransferase — its product is MNQAPTLEQQIEFQIRTSGPMSVATYMGLCLTHPSKGYYKNHDPFGAKGDFITAPEISQMFGELIGFWVVNLWQQMNEPKTFTLLELGPGRGTLMSDVLRVACRAPGFRDALDLRLFETSPALVAEQKARLEAYDPKWLENFENVGSGPIIILANEFFDALPIRQFVRKENGWHERQIGLDGDKRVFGLSPTPIPPMSMPPGVADAAIDEILEFCFGGAQLMSRLSQLVSRQGGAMLAIDYGYARTQTGETLQGVRRHAYADVLEAPGEVDLSAHVDFEALASVARQSGLAVQPLQTQGGFLTDMGISHRATALAGANPNLAQDIRAAEQRLIGADQMGELFKVLCAHSPGLQPSGFGA